From Streptomyces sp. HUAS MG91, the proteins below share one genomic window:
- a CDS encoding YceI family protein: MADNDSATTDSASVSATSTAALPLVPGDWTLDPLHSAVNFTIRHLGIAKVRGRFTQVEAGLYIGETPADVRVSATVSLASIDTGNADRDAHTRSADLLDVERRPTMTFRSTGVSGSEEDWSLEGELTIGDVTRPLTLDVEFGGVVDVPADGSRHAGFEATGEIRRRDFGLEFGGGLLSDVVKVQLDMQFVAPREPQDQAG; this comes from the coding sequence ATGGCTGACAACGACTCCGCGACCACCGACTCCGCTTCCGTTTCCGCGACCTCCACCGCCGCGCTGCCCCTGGTCCCCGGCGACTGGACCCTGGATCCCCTGCACTCGGCGGTGAACTTCACGATCCGGCATCTGGGGATTGCCAAGGTGCGCGGCCGCTTCACCCAGGTGGAGGCCGGGCTGTACATCGGCGAGACGCCGGCCGACGTGCGGGTGTCGGCCACTGTCTCGCTCGCCTCGATCGACACGGGCAACGCCGACCGTGACGCCCACACCCGCTCGGCTGATCTCCTGGACGTGGAGCGGCGTCCGACCATGACCTTCCGCTCCACCGGGGTGAGCGGCTCGGAGGAGGACTGGTCGCTGGAGGGCGAACTGACCATCGGCGACGTGACCCGGCCGCTGACACTCGACGTGGAGTTCGGCGGGGTCGTCGATGTGCCCGCGGACGGCAGCCGGCACGCCGGATTCGAGGCGACGGGAGAGATCCGTCGCAGGGACTTCGGGCTCGAATTCGGCGGTGGCCTGCTCAGTGATGTTGTCAAGGTTCAACTGGACATGCAGTTCGTGGCGCCTCGTGAACCGCAGGACCAGGCTGGCTGA
- the uvrA gene encoding excinuclease ABC subunit UvrA, translated as MADRLIVRGAREHNLRNVSLDLPRDSLIVFTGLSGSGKSSLAFDTIFAEGQRRYVESLSSYARQFLGQMDKPDVDFIEGLSPAVSIDQKSTSRNPRSTVGTITEVYDYLRLLFARIGKPHCPECGRPIARQSPQAIVDKVLELPEGSRFQVLSPLVRERKGEFLDLFSDLQTKGYSRARVDGQTIQLSEPPTLKKQEKHTIEVVVDRLTVKDSAKRRLTDSVETALGLSGGMVVLDFVDLPEDDPERERMYSEHLYCPHDDLSFEELEPRSFSFNSPFGACPDCSGIGTRMEVDPELIVPDEDKSLDEGAIHPWSHGHTKDYFGRLIGALADALGFRTDIPFAGLPQRAKKALIYGHKTQIEVRYRNRYGRERVYTTPFEGAVPFVKRRHSEAESDASRERFEGYMREVPCPTCEGTRLKPIVLAVTVMDKSIAEVSAMSISDCADFLSKLTLNARDKKIAERVLKEVNERLRFLVDVGLDYLSLNRAAGTLSGGEAQRIRLATQIGSGLVGVLYVLDEPSIGLHQRDNHRLIETLVRLRDMGNTLIVVEHDEDTIKVADWIVDIGPGAGEHGGKVVHSGPLKELLKNAESMTGQYLSGKRAIPIPDLRRPVDPGRRLTVHGAKENNLRDIDVSFPLGVLTAVTGVSGSGKSTLVNDILYTHLARELNGARTVPGRHTRVDGDDLVDKVVHVDQSPIGRTPRSNPATYTGVFDHVRKLFAETTEAKVRGYLPGRFSFNVKGGRCENCSGDGTIKIEMNFLPDVYVPCEVCHGARYNRETLDVHYKGKSIAEVLDMPIEEALGFFEAVPGIARHLKTLNDVGLGYVRLGQSAPTLSGGEAQRVKLASELQKRSTGRTVYVLDEPTTGLHFEDISKLITVLSGLVDKGNSVIVIEHNLDVIKTADWVIDMGPEGGNGGGIVVAEGTPEEVAAVPASHTGKFLRDILGADRVSDAPVPATRARKTAAKKTVAAGKAPAKKATTAKTATKSATKSSSTRNAASTAKKAAPAKSATKKTAAKKTTGRARKA; from the coding sequence GTGGCCGACCGTCTCATCGTCCGTGGCGCGCGCGAGCACAATCTCCGGAATGTCTCGCTCGACCTCCCGCGCGACTCCCTCATCGTCTTCACCGGTCTGTCCGGCTCCGGCAAGTCCTCGCTCGCGTTCGACACGATCTTCGCCGAGGGCCAGCGCCGGTACGTCGAGTCGCTGTCCTCGTACGCCCGTCAGTTCCTCGGCCAGATGGACAAGCCGGACGTCGACTTCATCGAGGGCCTGTCGCCGGCCGTCTCGATCGACCAGAAGTCGACGTCGCGCAACCCGCGCTCCACGGTCGGCACCATCACCGAGGTCTACGACTACCTGCGACTGCTCTTCGCGCGCATCGGCAAGCCGCACTGCCCCGAGTGCGGCCGCCCCATCGCGCGCCAGTCGCCGCAGGCCATCGTCGACAAGGTCCTCGAGCTGCCCGAGGGCAGCCGCTTCCAGGTCCTGTCCCCGCTGGTGCGCGAGCGCAAGGGCGAGTTCCTCGACCTCTTCAGCGACCTGCAGACCAAGGGCTACTCCCGCGCGCGCGTGGACGGCCAGACGATCCAGCTCTCCGAGCCGCCGACCCTGAAGAAGCAGGAGAAGCACACCATCGAGGTGGTCGTCGACCGCCTCACGGTGAAGGACTCCGCCAAGCGCCGCCTGACCGACTCCGTCGAGACCGCGCTGGGCCTGTCCGGCGGCATGGTCGTGCTCGACTTCGTCGACCTCCCCGAGGACGACCCCGAGCGCGAGCGCATGTACTCGGAGCACCTGTACTGCCCGCACGACGACCTGTCCTTCGAAGAGCTGGAGCCGCGCTCCTTCTCCTTCAACTCGCCCTTCGGCGCCTGCCCCGACTGCTCGGGCATCGGTACGCGCATGGAGGTCGACCCCGAGCTGATCGTTCCCGACGAGGACAAGTCGCTCGACGAGGGCGCCATCCACCCCTGGTCGCACGGCCACACCAAGGACTACTTCGGCCGCCTCATCGGGGCGCTCGCCGACGCCCTCGGCTTCCGTACGGACATCCCGTTCGCCGGACTGCCGCAGCGCGCCAAGAAGGCGCTGATCTACGGCCACAAGACCCAGATCGAGGTCCGCTACCGCAACCGGTACGGGCGCGAGCGCGTCTACACGACGCCCTTCGAGGGCGCCGTGCCGTTCGTCAAGCGCCGCCACAGCGAGGCCGAGTCGGACGCGAGCCGCGAGCGCTTCGAGGGCTACATGCGCGAGGTGCCCTGCCCGACCTGTGAGGGCACGCGCCTCAAGCCGATCGTGCTGGCCGTCACCGTCATGGACAAGTCGATCGCCGAGGTCTCGGCGATGTCCATCAGCGACTGCGCCGACTTCCTCAGCAAGCTGACGCTGAACGCGCGCGACAAGAAGATCGCCGAGCGCGTCCTGAAGGAGGTCAACGAGCGGCTGCGGTTCCTCGTCGACGTGGGCCTCGACTATCTGTCACTGAACCGGGCGGCGGGCACCCTCTCCGGTGGCGAGGCCCAGCGCATCCGCCTCGCCACGCAGATCGGCTCCGGTCTCGTCGGCGTGCTGTACGTCCTGGACGAGCCGTCCATCGGTCTCCACCAGCGCGACAACCACCGCCTCATCGAGACACTGGTCCGCCTGCGCGACATGGGCAACACGCTCATCGTGGTCGAGCACGACGAGGACACCATCAAGGTCGCCGACTGGATCGTCGACATCGGCCCCGGCGCGGGTGAGCACGGCGGCAAGGTCGTGCACAGCGGCCCGTTGAAGGAGCTGCTGAAGAACGCCGAGTCGATGACCGGCCAGTACCTGTCGGGCAAGCGGGCCATCCCGATCCCGGACCTGCGGCGCCCGGTGGACCCGGGCCGACGCCTGACGGTGCACGGCGCCAAGGAGAACAACCTGCGGGACATCGACGTGTCCTTCCCGCTGGGCGTCCTCACGGCCGTCACCGGCGTCTCGGGATCGGGCAAGTCGACGCTGGTCAACGACATCCTGTACACGCACCTGGCACGCGAGCTGAACGGCGCGCGCACGGTCCCCGGCCGGCACACGCGCGTGGACGGCGACGACCTCGTCGACAAGGTCGTGCACGTCGACCAGTCGCCGATCGGCCGCACCCCGCGGTCGAACCCGGCGACGTACACCGGCGTCTTCGACCACGTCCGCAAGCTGTTCGCCGAGACGACCGAGGCGAAGGTCCGCGGCTACCTGCCCGGACGCTTCTCCTTCAACGTCAAGGGCGGCCGCTGCGAGAACTGCTCGGGCGACGGCACGATCAAGATCGAGATGAACTTCCTGCCGGACGTGTACGTCCCGTGCGAGGTCTGCCACGGCGCCCGGTACAACCGGGAGACGCTGGACGTCCACTACAAGGGCAAGTCCATCGCCGAGGTCCTGGACATGCCGATCGAGGAGGCGCTGGGCTTCTTCGAGGCGGTGCCCGGCATCGCCCGTCACCTCAAGACGCTGAACGACGTGGGTCTCGGATACGTCCGCCTCGGCCAGTCCGCGCCGACCCTGTCCGGCGGTGAGGCGCAGCGCGTGAAGCTCGCCAGCGAGCTGCAGAAGCGTTCCACGGGACGCACCGTCTACGTGCTCGACGAGCCGACGACGGGTCTGCACTTCGAGGACATCAGCAAGCTGATCACGGTGCTCTCGGGCCTCGTCGACAAGGGCAACTCGGTCATCGTCATCGAGCACAACCTCGACGTCATCAAGACCGCGGACTGGGTCATCGACATGGGCCCCGAGGGGGGCAACGGCGGCGGCATCGTCGTCGCCGAGGGCACCCCGGAGGAGGTCGCGGCGGTGCCTGCCAGCCACACCGGCAAGTTCCTGCGCGACATCCTCGGCGCCGACCGGGTCAGCGATGCCCCGGTGCCCGCGACGCGCGCCCGCAAGACCGCCGCGAAGAAGACGGTGGCGGCGGGCAAGGCCCCGGCGAAGAAAGCGACGACGGCGAAGACCGCGACCAAGTCGGCCACCAAGTCGTCGTCCACGCGCAATGCCGCTTCGACGGCCAAGAAGGCGGCGCCGGCCAAGTCGGCGACCAAGAAGACCGCCGCGAAGAAGACGACCGGCAGGGCTCGAAAGGCCTGA
- a CDS encoding maleylpyruvate isomerase family mycothiol-dependent enzyme gives MIDHVRDLASVHEATDRLLAVVGTLDNAAVTEPSRLPGWSRGHVLAHLARNADALVNVLAGRPMYASAEVRDADIARDAPRGLREQVDDVRESAERFRRTGAEDADWSRTVELRNGVLDTAANVPFRRWIEVELHHVDLGIGYELEDLSEEFTQREINFLANRFRNHPDLPPLLIKQDDGRMLSTGAVQTLSVKEIEDGAVPPLGIVVQGRQADLLGWLAGRRDGGALSVDRGTLPTLPPL, from the coding sequence ATGATTGATCACGTGCGCGACCTGGCGTCTGTACACGAAGCGACCGACAGGCTGCTCGCCGTGGTCGGCACCCTGGACAACGCCGCTGTGACCGAGCCGTCACGGCTTCCGGGCTGGAGTCGTGGCCATGTGCTCGCCCACCTCGCCCGGAACGCGGACGCCCTCGTCAACGTCCTCGCCGGCCGCCCCATGTACGCGAGCGCCGAGGTCCGCGACGCCGACATCGCGCGCGACGCCCCGCGCGGGCTGCGCGAACAGGTCGACGACGTGCGCGAGAGCGCGGAGCGCTTCCGGAGGACGGGGGCCGAGGACGCGGACTGGTCGCGCACGGTCGAGCTGCGCAACGGCGTGCTGGACACCGCCGCCAATGTGCCGTTCCGGCGCTGGATCGAGGTCGAGCTGCACCACGTGGACCTCGGGATCGGCTACGAGCTGGAGGACCTGTCGGAGGAGTTCACCCAGCGGGAGATCAACTTCCTGGCGAACCGGTTCCGCAATCACCCGGATCTGCCACCGCTCCTGATCAAGCAGGACGACGGCCGGATGCTGTCGACCGGAGCCGTGCAGACCCTCTCCGTGAAGGAGATCGAGGACGGTGCGGTCCCGCCGCTCGGCATCGTGGTGCAGGGCCGCCAGGCCGACCTGCTGGGATGGCTCGCCGGACGCAGGGACGGCGGTGCGCTCAGCGTCGACCGGGGCACCCTGCCGACCTTGCCCCCGCTATAG
- a CDS encoding MBL fold metallo-hydrolase, whose translation MTYSGTVKVGGPADVHELQSLMISKVAVGPMDNNAYLLRCRATDQQLLIDAANEPATLLRLIGDDGIAAVVTTHRHGDHWQALSEVVAATGARTFAGRDDVEGIPVATDVAVADGETIEFGQISLTARHLVGHTPGSIALVYDDPHGHPHVFTGDCLFPGGVGNTWKDPQAFTSLIDDVETKIFAPLPDETWVYPGHGNDTTLGAERPHLQEWRARGW comes from the coding sequence ATGACGTACAGCGGAACGGTGAAGGTCGGCGGCCCGGCGGACGTGCACGAGCTGCAGAGCCTGATGATCTCCAAGGTCGCGGTCGGGCCGATGGACAACAACGCCTATCTGCTGCGCTGCCGCGCGACCGACCAGCAGCTCCTCATCGACGCGGCGAACGAGCCGGCGACGCTGCTGCGCCTCATCGGTGACGACGGCATCGCGGCCGTCGTCACCACGCACCGGCACGGGGACCACTGGCAGGCCCTGTCCGAGGTCGTCGCGGCGACCGGCGCGCGCACGTTCGCCGGGCGCGACGACGTCGAGGGCATCCCGGTGGCGACGGACGTGGCCGTGGCCGACGGGGAGACGATCGAGTTCGGGCAGATCTCCCTCACGGCACGCCACCTGGTGGGCCACACGCCCGGTTCCATCGCGCTGGTCTACGACGACCCGCACGGCCACCCGCACGTCTTCACCGGTGACTGCCTCTTCCCGGGCGGCGTGGGCAACACCTGGAAGGACCCGCAGGCGTTCACCAGTCTCATCGACGACGTGGAGACGAAGATCTTCGCACCGCTCCCCGACGAGACCTGGGTCTACCCGGGCCACGGCAACGACACGACCCTGGGGGCCGAGCGACCGCATCTGCAGGAGTGGCGCGCCCGGGGTTGGTGA
- a CDS encoding ABC transporter substrate-binding protein — MPLDNRTVRLALCSTVVLAATAACAPESENSGNTAGDKSATASSCAPGKLSTVASGKLTVGTDKPAYAPWFQDDDPANGKGFESAVAYAVAKRLGYQKPQVAWQTVPFNSSFAPGAKKFDFDINQVSISDARKKAVAFSSGYYDVRQAVVALKSSKAAGAKTVADLKNVKLGAQVGTTSLDFINDLVKPDQKPAVYQKNDFAKSALKNGQVDAIVVDLPTAFYITGAEVTDAKVVGQFDNTGGTPEQFGLVLDKESDLTACVTGAVDSLRKDGTLASLEKKWLSEAVDAPVLK, encoded by the coding sequence ATGCCTCTCGACAACCGCACCGTGCGACTCGCCCTCTGCTCGACCGTGGTCCTCGCCGCGACGGCGGCCTGCGCCCCCGAATCCGAGAACTCCGGGAACACGGCCGGCGACAAGTCCGCGACCGCCTCCTCCTGCGCTCCCGGCAAGCTGTCCACGGTGGCCTCCGGGAAGCTCACCGTGGGGACGGACAAGCCCGCCTACGCCCCGTGGTTCCAGGACGACGACCCGGCCAACGGCAAGGGCTTCGAGTCGGCCGTCGCGTACGCCGTGGCGAAACGGCTCGGTTACCAGAAGCCTCAAGTGGCCTGGCAGACCGTGCCGTTCAACAGCTCTTTCGCGCCGGGTGCCAAGAAGTTCGACTTCGACATCAACCAGGTGTCGATCAGTGACGCGCGCAAGAAGGCCGTGGCGTTCTCGTCCGGCTACTACGACGTGCGGCAGGCCGTCGTCGCCCTGAAGTCCTCCAAGGCGGCCGGGGCGAAGACCGTGGCCGATCTCAAGAACGTGAAACTGGGCGCGCAGGTCGGCACCACCAGCCTGGACTTCATCAACGACCTGGTGAAGCCGGACCAGAAGCCCGCCGTCTACCAGAAGAACGACTTCGCCAAGTCCGCCCTGAAGAACGGCCAGGTGGACGCGATCGTCGTCGACCTGCCGACCGCCTTCTACATCACGGGCGCCGAGGTCACCGACGCCAAGGTGGTGGGTCAGTTCGACAACACCGGTGGCACACCCGAGCAGTTCGGCCTCGTCCTCGACAAGGAGAGCGACCTCACCGCGTGCGTGACGGGCGCCGTGGACTCCCTCCGCAAGGACGGCACCCTCGCCTCTCTGGAGAAGAAGTGGCTGTCCGAGGCCGTCGACGCTCCGGTGCTGAAGTGA
- a CDS encoding amino acid ABC transporter permease has translation MTAADRPAADKDAYVPSERRLARERHKRARTRRATAVAALSTLVTGAVLFFVVTRSPGWDRTKETFFSAHYARVALPDVLEGLWLNVRLLVVCGACVLVLGMLLALARTLRGPVFFPLRALATAYTDFFRGLPLIICLLLIIFGVPALRLQGVTTDPVLLGGAALVLTYSAYVAEVFRAGIESVHSSQRAAARSLGLSNRQTLRYVVLPQAVRRVVPPLLNDLVSLQKDTGLVSIGGAVDAVYAAQIIASKDFNYTPYVVAGLVFVALTIPMTRFTDWVTARMDRRRAQGGLV, from the coding sequence GTGACCGCCGCCGACCGGCCCGCCGCGGACAAGGACGCGTACGTCCCCTCCGAGCGGCGCCTGGCCCGTGAGCGCCACAAGCGGGCCCGTACCCGGCGCGCTACCGCCGTCGCCGCGCTCAGCACCCTGGTGACCGGCGCGGTCCTGTTCTTCGTCGTCACCCGCTCCCCCGGCTGGGACCGCACGAAGGAGACCTTCTTCAGCGCGCACTACGCGCGCGTGGCGCTGCCCGACGTCCTGGAAGGCCTGTGGCTGAACGTACGCCTCCTGGTGGTGTGCGGAGCGTGCGTGCTCGTCCTCGGGATGCTGCTGGCCCTGGCCCGCACCCTGCGGGGCCCGGTGTTCTTCCCGCTGCGGGCCCTGGCCACGGCGTACACGGACTTCTTCCGTGGACTGCCGCTCATCATCTGCCTGTTGCTGATCATCTTCGGTGTGCCCGCCCTGCGTCTCCAGGGAGTCACCACGGATCCCGTGCTCCTGGGAGGGGCCGCGCTGGTGCTGACCTACTCGGCGTACGTCGCCGAGGTCTTCCGCGCCGGCATCGAGTCGGTGCACTCCTCGCAACGGGCCGCCGCGCGCTCCCTGGGGCTCAGCAACCGCCAGACGCTGCGCTACGTGGTGCTGCCCCAGGCGGTGCGCCGCGTCGTGCCTCCCTTGCTGAACGACCTGGTGTCGCTGCAGAAGGACACCGGGCTCGTCTCCATCGGGGGCGCGGTGGACGCCGTGTACGCGGCGCAGATCATCGCGAGCAAGGACTTCAACTACACGCCCTACGTGGTCGCGGGGCTGGTGTTCGTCGCACTCACCATCCCCATGACCCGCTTCACGGACTGGGTGACGGCCCGTATGGACCGCCGCCGGGCTCAAGGAGGCCTCGTATGA
- a CDS encoding amino acid ABC transporter ATP-binding protein, whose protein sequence is MTEPVLRMRSVRKTFGGSVVLRDVDLDVAPHTVTALIGASGSGKSTLLRCANLLEEIDDGAIWLDGEEITDPRTDADAVRRRIGIVFQAYNLFPHLTVLENVTLAPRRVHGIARKTAEEQARELLERLGLGAKADEYPDRLSGGQQQRAAIVRALAVRPRLLLLDEITAALDPELVGEVLDVVRDVKNEGMTMVLATHEMSFAREVADQVCFLEGGVVLEHGTPEAVFGDPRQERTRRFLRRIVEAGRL, encoded by the coding sequence ATGACCGAGCCCGTGCTGCGGATGCGGTCCGTGCGCAAGACGTTCGGCGGGAGCGTCGTGCTGCGCGACGTCGACCTCGATGTCGCCCCGCACACCGTGACGGCGCTGATCGGCGCCTCAGGTTCGGGAAAGTCGACACTGCTGCGCTGCGCCAACCTCCTGGAGGAGATCGACGACGGGGCGATCTGGCTGGACGGCGAGGAGATCACCGATCCGCGCACGGACGCGGACGCCGTGCGGCGCCGGATCGGGATCGTGTTCCAGGCGTACAACCTGTTCCCGCACCTGACCGTCCTGGAGAACGTCACGCTGGCGCCGCGCCGGGTGCACGGCATCGCCAGGAAGACGGCCGAGGAGCAGGCCAGGGAGCTGCTGGAGCGACTCGGGCTCGGGGCGAAGGCCGACGAGTACCCGGACCGGCTCAGCGGCGGCCAGCAGCAGCGTGCGGCGATCGTGCGGGCCCTCGCCGTGCGGCCGCGGCTGCTGCTCCTCGACGAGATCACCGCAGCCCTCGACCCGGAACTGGTGGGAGAGGTCCTCGACGTCGTACGCGACGTGAAGAACGAGGGCATGACCATGGTGCTGGCCACGCACGAGATGAGCTTCGCGCGCGAGGTGGCCGACCAGGTGTGCTTCCTGGAGGGCGGTGTCGTCCTCGAACACGGCACTCCTGAAGCCGTCTTCGGGGATCCGCGGCAGGAACGTACCCGCCGGTTCCTGCGGCGGATCGTGGAGGCGGGACGCCTGTAG
- the aroQ gene encoding type II 3-dehydroquinate dehydratase, with amino-acid sequence MPHTLASAPIMVLNGPNLNLLGKRQPEIYGLDTLADIEALCVKAAAAQGATVDFRQSNHEGELVDWIHEARENHVGIVINPAAYSHTSVAILDALNTCDGMPVIEVHISNIHQREEFRHHSYVSHRADGVIAGCGVQGYVFGVERVAALAAPGAVHA; translated from the coding sequence GTGCCGCACACCCTCGCCAGCGCCCCGATCATGGTTCTCAACGGTCCGAACCTGAATCTGCTCGGCAAGCGCCAGCCGGAGATCTACGGCCTCGACACTCTCGCCGACATCGAGGCGCTGTGCGTGAAGGCGGCCGCGGCCCAGGGCGCCACCGTGGACTTCCGGCAGTCCAACCACGAGGGCGAACTGGTCGACTGGATCCACGAGGCCCGGGAGAACCACGTGGGCATCGTCATCAACCCGGCCGCCTACTCGCACACGTCGGTGGCGATCCTGGACGCGCTCAACACCTGCGACGGCATGCCGGTGATCGAGGTCCACATCTCCAACATCCACCAGCGCGAGGAGTTCCGGCACCACTCCTACGTGTCGCACCGCGCGGACGGAGTGATCGCCGGATGCGGCGTGCAGGGGTACGTGTTCGGGGTGGAGCGGGTGGCCGCGCTGGCCGCGCCCGGCGCCGTGCACGCCTAG
- a CDS encoding MFS transporter, producing the protein MRTSHRPSLTRLAAAALVGTAIEFFDFFVYGTAAALVLGPLFFPTFSPLAGTLAAFATFGVGFVARPLGSVLFGHIGDRRGRRPVMVGSLLLTGATTVAVGFVPTYASIGVAAPLLLLLLRFLQGLGLGGEWGGAVLLTAEHAPAGRRGLWASLPQIGPSAGFLLANGIMLGLSTTLTDAQFAAWGWRVPFWAAGVLALVGLWLRSSLVESPAFLSMEEPARLPLAEVVRGHGRLVLLTAGALAVGYAIFYAVTTWSLAYGVERLGVSRSVMLACIMAAVVVKGSLTPVAALLGDRFGRRPVCLAGCAVAVVWMVPMVALLSTGEPLLMFLGFLVALLAFIAMFAVIAAYLPELYEPRVRCTGAAVGYNLGGVLGGALTPIVATALAGEGAGVPWGVGLYLSGVAALSLGCFVLLPETAPAAVAREAVTA; encoded by the coding sequence ATGCGCACCTCTCACCGTCCGTCACTGACGCGGCTCGCGGCGGCCGCCCTGGTCGGGACGGCCATCGAGTTCTTCGACTTCTTCGTCTACGGCACCGCCGCGGCACTCGTCCTCGGTCCGCTCTTCTTCCCGACGTTCTCGCCGCTGGCGGGAACTCTCGCGGCCTTCGCGACATTCGGAGTGGGCTTCGTGGCGCGACCGCTCGGGTCGGTGCTGTTCGGGCACATCGGGGACCGGCGTGGCCGGCGTCCCGTCATGGTCGGCTCGCTGCTGCTGACCGGGGCGACGACCGTCGCGGTCGGGTTCGTGCCCACGTACGCGTCGATCGGGGTGGCCGCTCCCCTGCTGCTGCTCCTGCTGCGCTTTCTGCAGGGACTCGGCCTGGGCGGCGAGTGGGGCGGAGCGGTCCTGCTGACGGCCGAGCACGCGCCCGCGGGGCGGCGCGGACTGTGGGCGAGCCTTCCGCAGATCGGCCCCTCGGCGGGTTTCCTGCTCGCCAACGGCATCATGCTCGGCCTGTCGACGACACTCACCGACGCACAGTTCGCGGCCTGGGGCTGGCGGGTGCCCTTCTGGGCCGCCGGAGTCCTGGCACTGGTCGGCCTGTGGCTGCGCTCCTCCTTGGTGGAGAGTCCCGCGTTCCTCTCCATGGAGGAACCGGCGCGGCTGCCGCTCGCCGAGGTGGTACGCGGGCACGGACGGCTGGTGCTGCTCACGGCCGGCGCGCTCGCCGTCGGGTACGCAATCTTCTACGCGGTGACGACCTGGTCGCTCGCCTACGGGGTGGAACGGCTGGGAGTGAGCCGCAGCGTGATGCTGGCCTGCATCATGGCGGCCGTCGTCGTGAAGGGTTCGCTGACTCCGGTGGCGGCCCTGCTCGGGGACCGGTTCGGGCGACGGCCGGTGTGCCTCGCGGGCTGCGCCGTGGCGGTGGTGTGGATGGTGCCGATGGTGGCTCTTCTGTCCACCGGGGAACCGTTGTTGATGTTCCTGGGGTTCCTGGTGGCCCTGCTCGCGTTCATCGCGATGTTCGCCGTGATCGCCGCGTATCTGCCGGAACTGTACGAGCCCCGGGTGCGTTGTACGGGTGCCGCCGTCGGCTACAACCTGGGCGGCGTGCTGGGCGGGGCGCTGACGCCGATCGTGGCGACGGCGCTGGCCGGTGAGGGAGCGGGGGTTCCATGGGGTGTGGGGTTGTACCTGTCGGGAGTCGCGGCGCTGAGCCTGGGGTGTTTCGTTCTGCTGCCGGAGACGGCGCCCGCCGCGGTGGCGCGGGAGGCTGTCACGGCGTGA